The Streptomyces sp. DG1A-41 genomic sequence CGCGAACTCGTGGTACGGCGCTGCGATGTCCAGCCACGCCCGCAGCACACCCGCGATCCGGGCCTCCAGATCGGTCTCCCGGTCCAGGATCTCCCGGACCGCCACCTGGTGTTCGGCGGCGATCCGGTCGTAGAAGCCCTGGATCAGGTGCTCCTTGCCCTCGAAGTAGTAGTACGCGTTCCCGACGGAGACCCCGGCCTCCTTGGCGATGGCCCGCATCGTCGTCTTGTCGTAGCCGCGCTCCTGGAACAGCCGCATGGCCGTCTCCAGGATCAGGGCGCGGGTCTGCTCGGACTTGGTCGGGGTGGCGCCGTCGTCGGGGCCGTCGTTCTTCGCGGGCACGGAAAGAGAGCCTAACGTCAGCGCCCCGGCACCCGGCGCGGGGCGCAGGTGCCGTCGGCGCAGCCCGGCGCGCTGTGGGCCCAGCCGAGGTCCGGGTCGTACGCCCACCCGTCGGCCCGCCGGTACACCCGGCCGCCCCACTGCGCCCCGCCCCGCTGCCCCCGGCTCCACTGCGCCCCGCGCCACTTGGCGGCGGCCAGTACGGCGCCCTTGGCGAGCCGGGCGCCGGACGGGGTGCTGAGCCGGTGGGCGAGCGGCCGGTGCTCGCGCAGCGCCCACAGGGTGACGACCCAGGCGGCGGGGCCCCGGTAGACCTGCCCGGCGTCGCCGACGACGGTGATCTCGTCGAGGGTGGCACCGTGGTCGAGGCCGGGAAAGCGCCGCCGGGCCTCCTCGGAGCCGGCCGGGACCAGCTCCAGCGGCACCAGCTGAGGCTGCCGCCGGAGCCAGTCGCGCAGGAACGCGCACAGGGAGCACTCGGCGTCGTACAGGACGGTGAGCCGGCGGACCGGTGCGGGTGTGTTCGTGCCGGTCGCGTTCGTGCCGGTGGCGTTCATGCCGGCCTCCGCTCAGGCCTGCGCCGACGGGGCGACCCAGCCCTGCGGCGGCACCGGCGGCACCTGCTCCCGCTCCATGGCGCCCCGGCGCCGGATCCGGTTGAGCACATAGACGTTGGCCAGGTGCATCACGCCGAGCACCAGCAGCACCACGCCGAGCTTGGTCGACAGCGCCTCGAAGACGCCGCGCGTGTCGGTGATGGTCTCGTCGCCGCTCAGGTACAGCGCGACGAACCCGAGGTTGACGAGGTAGAAGCCGACCACCAGGAGGTGGTTGACGGCGTCGGCGAGCTTCTCGTTGCCGTGCAGCACATCGGCGAGGAAGACCCTCCCGTTCCGGCTGAGCGTGCGGGCCACCCAGATGGTCAACCCGACGCTGACCAGCAGGTAGATGACGTAGGCGACGACCGTGCGGTCCATTGCCCCACCCTTCTTGAACACGTTCAAAATGCTGTCGAGGAAGACTGTAGGCTCTTTTTTGAACGTGTTCAAGACGTGGTACCCGATGACTGTCCGCATGGTTCTTGCTGCTGCCGGACGCCCGTGCGGGCGTCCGGCATGCCGTCCGTCCGGACGTCGTACGAGGAGGGGTTCGGGTCGGCCTGGTACAGCTGCCGGCCCAGCTTGAGTTCGTCGAACGTCGGGAAGACGAACGGGTCCGACGTACCGCCGTGTTGGTCGGTGGAGACGGTCAGGTCGGGCCGGAGGTCTTCCAGGCGGTCCAGTCCCCGGTCGGTCCGAGGTCGGAGCCGACCCAGCAGAAGTTGTGCTCTCGGTGGGCACGTACTGGCCGCCGAGCGGACGGACCAGGGTCGGGGAGTCCGGGCCGGAGGCCTCCGCCAGGGTCCAGTGCGCCCAGTCGGGGGCGGCCGGGAGGGCGTCCACCCTCAGCCGCATCCGGGCCCAGAAGCTGTTGCCGGGGGAGACAGGGCGTGGGAACTCCAGGAAGGCGCGGCCGTTGCCCTCGGTATGGATGCGAGTTCACGGCCGTGGCCGGTGGAGGCGGGGGTGAGGTCAGCGTGCCGTCGGAGGTGTCCGAGGTCCAGCCGGGGCCTTCCGAGGTCCAGCCGCGGCCTTCGGTGACCGGGCCGAGGGGGAGGCGGTCGAAGCTCTCCCGCGCGAGGACCGGGGAGGGTGCCGCCGAGGCGGTGGGGGACGTCGTGAGCTGCGCGGAAGCCGTGGCCAGCAGTGCGGCGGCGGTCCTTCTGAGGTATGCCCTGCGGGCAGTCTGACCACGACAGTCACACCCGTGACGGACAGCGAGCCTCAAGTGGCCGGACAAGTTCCGTTTCGGTCCGGATCGGCTCAGCCGCCTTCCGGCTGGCCGGACTTGAGGACCTCGCCGACGTCGAAGGTGACGGGGGCGCCGACGGAGTCGGGGAGAGTGACCGATTGGCCCGGTGCGTAGACCTGGTGGCTGCCGTACGCGTCGTCGACCGGATCGCCGAGGACGTGGAGACGCTGGGAAGCCACAGGCCGACCCCTTGGAGTACCCGGGTCCCCGCGGCATGCAGTCCCGCCGCAAGGAATGGAACCGTCAGGGTGGGTCAGAACTCCGGCGTGGGGCCGTCCTGCGGCGGGGACACGAGGATCCGGCCTCCGATGATCTCGACGCGGTAGCCCGGATCGCGGTCCACGAGACGGTTCGCCTCCGCGATCAGCGGACGTTCGTCGTGAGGCCGCTCGACGGATGCTGCGGGCATCACGTGCCTCCCGTGGGCTGGTGTCGAGAGCATCATCGTAGGTCCGAAGCCGCCCGAGCGTCCCTCTCAGCCTCGCTCACTCAATGGTGTGGCATATGCCCGAGGGCCCCGTTTCCAGCGGAAACGGGGCCCTCACAGCCGTACGGCGGACAACCTCAGTAGCGGCGCGTGATCAGCGCTCGCTTCACCTCGGCGATCGCCTTCGTGACCTCGATGCCGCGCGGGCAGGCGTCCGTGCAGTTGAAGGTCGTGCGGCAGCGCCAGACGCCGTCGCGGTCGTTGAGGATCTCCAGGCGCTGCTCGCCCGCCTCGTCACGCGAGTCGAAGATGAAGCGGTGCGCGTTGACGATGGCCGCCGGGCCGAAGTACTGGCCGTCGTTCCAGAAGACCGGGCACGACGTGGTGCAGGCCGCGCAGAGGATGCACTTCGTCGTGTCGTCGAAGCGCTCGCGGTCCTCGGCGGACTGGAGACGCTCGCGCGTGGGCTCGTTCGTGTCCTTCGTGATGAGGAAGGGCATGACGTCCCGGTACGCCTGGAAGAACGGCTCCATGTCCACGACCAGGTCCTTCAGGACCGTCAGGCCCTTTATCGCCTCGACCGTGATGGGCTTCTCGGGGTTGATGTCCTTGATCAGCGTCTTGCAGGCAAGGCGGTTCTTGCCGTTGATCCGCATCGCGTCCGAGCCGCAGATGCCGTGGGCGCAGGAGCGGCGGAACGTGAGGGTGCCGTCGAGGTCCCACTTGATCTTGTGGAGGGCGTCGAGGACGCGCTCCTTCGGGTCGATCTCCAGCTGGAAGTCTTCCCAGCTCGCCTCCGCCGCGACCTCCGGGTTGAACCGGCGGATGCGGAAGGTGACCGTGATGTAGGGGGAGTCGGCGAAACCGGGCTCGGGCTTTCCGGCCGCGTCCGACTTGTCCAGAACGGGGGTAGCCATCAGTACTTACGCTCCATCGGCTGGTAGCGGGTCTGGACGACCGGCTTGTAGTCGAGACGGACGGTTTCGGAGCCGTCGGCGCCGACTTCGCGGTACGCCATGGTGTGGCGCATGAAGTTGACGTCGTCGCGGTTCGGGTAGTCCTCGCGGTAGTGACCGCCGCGGGACTCCTTGCGGGCGAGCGCGGAGACCGCCATGACCTCGGCGAGGTCGAGCAGGTTGCCCAGCTCGATGGCCTCCAGCAGGTCCGTGTTGAACCGCTTGCCCTTGTCCTGGATCGACACGTTCTTGTAGCGCTCGCGCAGCTCCGCGATCTTCTCGACCGCAGTCTTGATCGTCTGCTCGGTGCGGAACACCATGACGTTGGCGTCCATGGTCTCCTGGAGCTCCCGGCGCAGCGTCGTCACGCGCTCGGTGCCGGTGGAGTCGCGCAGCATCTCCACCTGCTTGATCACGAACTCGGCCGGGTTCTCCGGCAGTTCGACGAAGTCCGCCGTCTGGGAGTACTCGGCCGCGGCGATGCCGGCCCGCTTGCCGAAGACGTTGATGTCCAGGAGCGAGTTCGTGCCGAGGCGGTTCGCGCCGTGCACCGACACGCAGGCGACCTCGCCGGCCGCGTACAGGCCCGGGACGACCGTGGTGTTGTCCGCCAGGACCTCACCCTCGACGTTCGTCGGGATGCCGCCCATCGCGTAGTGGGCAGTGGGCTGGATCGGGATCGGGTCCGTGTACGGCTCGATGCCGAGGTACGTACGGGCGAACTCGGTGATGTCGGGCAGCTTGGCGTCCAGCTGCTCCGGAGGGAGGTGGGTGAGGTCGAGGTAGACGTGGTCGCCCTCGGGGCCGCAGCCGCGGCCTTCCCGGATCTCCGTGTAGATGGACCTCGACACCACGTCTCGCGAGGCCAGGTCCTTCATGACCGGCGCGTACTTCTCCATGAAGCGCTCGCCGTCCTTGTTGCGGAGGATGCCGCCCTCACCACGGGCGCCCTCCGTCAGCAGGATGCCCATGCGCCAGATGCCGGTCGGGTGGAACTGGAAGAACTCCATGTCCTCCAGCGGGATGCCCCGGCGGTAGACGGCCGCCTGGCCGTCACCGGTCAGCGTGTGCGCGTTGGACGTCACCTTGAAGAACTTGCCGCAGCCGCCGGAGGCGTAGATCACGGCCTTCGCCTGGAAGACGTGGATCTCGCCGGTGGCGAGCTCGTACGCCACGACACCGGCCGACTTCTTGACGCCGTCGACCTCGGTGATCAGCTGGTCCAGGACGTAGAACTCGTTGAAGAACTCCACGCCCTCCTTGACACAGTTCTGGTACAGCGTCTGGAGGATCATGTGGCCGGTGCGGTCGGCCGCGTAGCAGGAGCGGCGGACCGGGGCCTCGCCGTGGTTACGGCTGTGACCGCCGAAGCGGCGCTGGTCGATCGTGCCGTTCGGGGTGCGGTTGAACGGCAGGCCCATCTTCTCCAGGTCGAGGACGGAGTCGATGGCCTCCTTCGCCAGGATCTCGGCGGCGTCCTGGTCGACCAGGTAGTCACCGCCCTTGACCGTGTCGAAGGTGTGCCACTCCCAGTTGTCCTCCTCCACGTTGGCCAGCGCGGCGGCCATGCCGCCCTGCGCGGCGCCCGTGTGGGAGCGGGTCGGGTAGAGCTTGGTGAGCACGGCGGTGCGGCTGCGCTTCGTCGACTCGATGGCGGCGCGCATACCGGCGCCACCGGCGCCGACGATGACGGTGTCGTACTTGTGGATCTTCATGATTCTCGCAGCCCCGTGCCTAGCGGATGTTCGGGTCGAAGGTGAAGATCACCAGCGTGCCCAGCAGGATGGTGAACACCGTGGCGGTGTAGAGCAGGCCCTTGAGCCACAGCCGGGTGTTCGCGCGCTCCGCGTAGTCGTTGATGACCGTGCGCAGGCCGTTGGCGCCGTGCAGCATCGCGAGCCACAGCATCAGCAGGTCCCAGACCTGCCAGAAGGGGCTCGCCCAGCGGCCCGCCACGAAGGCGAAGCCGATCTTGGAGACACCGCCGTCCAGCACGAGCTGGATCAGCAGGTGGCCGAGGACCAGGACGACCAGCAACACGCCCGACAGGCGCATGAACAGCCAGGCGGCCAGCTCGAAGTTGCCCCGGGTGGTCTTCGGGGTCTTCTTGGTGCGCTTGCGCGGGGCCTCGATGAGGGGCGCCGGGTTGTCGACGGTGTAGACGGCGCCGCCCTCGACGGGGCCGACGCCGGCAGCGGTCTTCTCAGTCGTGGACATTGGCGTCAGCTCCCGAAGAGTTCACGAGCGGCGTGGCCGAGAACGGGGTAGATCGCCCCGAGCATCAGCACGACCCAGAGCGCGACGACGGCCCAGAGCATCTGCTTCTGGTACCGGGCGCCCTTGATCCAGAAGTCGACGGCGATGACGCGCAGGCCGTTGAGCGCGTGGAAGAGGATGGCGGCGACGAGGCCGTACTCCAGCAGCGCGACGATCGGCGTCTTGTACGTGGCCACGACGTTGTCGTAGGCCTCGGGCGACACACGGACGAGTGCGGTGTCCAGCACGTGAACGAACAGGAAGAAGAAGATGAGGACGCCGGTGACTCGGTGAGCCACCCAGGACCACATTCCTTCCCGGCCGCGGTACAGCGTTCCAGCCGGCACGGAAGTTTCCTCCGGGAGCGGGGATTGGGGCCGCGCCGGCTTGGTGTGTCGGTCGGGCCCGGCCGGGTACGGTCCACCGGCCCCCAGCATCGTAGCGAGGCGCTGCCGCTGGGCTGAGCCGGGGTCTGGCTGTGTGATCAAACTGGCATGCGTACGGGCTAGCCTTCGGCGGCTTCTGGGGTGGGGTGTCCTGTTATCGGCCGGGTGTGGCGCCGTCGTGGCTTGTCGCGCCCACGCGGCGGTAGCCGCATATCGACTACAGCCCCGCGCCCCTGAGGGCGTGGACCAGCCGTTCCCTTGCCAGGCGCCGTAGCTCGTCGGCCACCACCATCCGCTCCTCCTCCGGATCGTTGGTCAATCGTGACCGGATGGCTTCCAGGAGGCGGTCCAGGGTCTCCGCCGGCGCCACGTCGGCCAGGCAGATGACGAACACGTGTCCGAAGCGGGCCTCATAGGCGGCGTGCGCTGCGCTGAGGGCCGTGTGGGCCGCGGAGTAGGTGTCCGGCGGGAGGGTCGGCAGGGACTCGGCTGCCAGTGCCTCGGTCAGGTCGGGCCAGGTCAGGTCGTAGGCCGCTTCGTCCGCCGCGGCCAGCAGGGAGGCCAGGTCCGGATAGGGGCGGTGTTTCGCGACCCGCCGGGACCAGCGGGGGCTGCGCAGGCAGGAGAGGAGCGTCTGCTCCAGGGCCTGAGCGGAGGCTGCGTTGAAGTGCTCCACGGGTATGGCGAGTCGGCCGGGGAGGTCTGGGAGACGGTGCGCAGGCAGCGTGGGTCCTTGTGGGCGTCACGTGTGTCGGCAGGGCATGTTGTGAGAGATGTGACGTCACGCTATCGAGTACGACCATGACGTGTCCGATGGATGCCCGAATTTCACCCGGGAGAGAGAGTTTCGCGACGCGTGGTGGACGCGCGCCGGGTGGCATGGGGTCTTAGGTTGGCGGGTGTGAGTCAGCACAGGCGCCGGGGTTCGGCGAAGCAGGTGAAGCAGCGGCAGCAGCGGCAGGTGCTGGTCGCGGCCATGGCCGTCGCGCTGGTCGTGGTCGTGGCCGGGGTGAGTCTGGGGCTCTGGGCGGCCTCGGGTGGCGACGGCGGGCCGGAGGCCAGATCCTCCCAGGGCCGGACCGCGGCCGCCCCGCACGGCACCTCGCCGGAGGACGCCCCGAGTCCGAGCCGCTCGTACGCCCTGTCCAAGGCGCCGCGGACGATCCCCGCCGTGCGCGAGCACACCGCGGCGCGCGGCCCGGGCTGGCGTCCCGCGAGCGGGAACCGGGTCGTCGTGGACGACCCGGCGCTGGCCGACGAGGGCCGGCTGATCGCCGGTGAGCTGGGCCTGACGTACGAGGGCGAGAAGGACGACCGGCGCGCCGGGGACCTGCGGCTGACGCTGAACGAGGACAAGGGCGCGAACCCGGAGTCGTACGTCATGACCGTGCGCGGCGGGCGGGTGGAGATCAGCGGACCCGCCGACGCGGGCGTCTTCTACGGCACCCGCACCCTCAAGCAGGAGGTGCACGACGGCGGCACGGCGCCCGAGGGCGTGGTGCGGGACGAGCCGGCCAAGGCGCAGCGCGGGTTCATGCTGGACATCGCGCGCAAGAACTTCACGGCGGGCTGGATCGAGGACCGGGTCCGGGAGCTGGGCGATCTGAAGTTCAACCAGCTCGGTCTGCACTTCTCCGACGACCAGGGGTTCCGGATCGAGTCCGACTCGCACCCGGAGATCGTGTCCCGGCAGCATCTGACCAAGGCGCAGGTGCGGAAGATCATCGACCTCGCGGAGAGCCGGCACATCACCGTCGTGCCCGAGATCGACTCCCCGGGGCACCTCGGCGCGGTCATCGACGCCCACCCCGACCTCCAGCTGCGCACCGCGCAGGGGTCGGCGGTGCAGGGGGCCATCGACATCTCCAAGAGCGAGAGCGCCGACATCGTCGACGACCTGCTGAACGAGTACGCGGACCTGTTCCCGGGCGGGCCTTGGCACCTCGGCGGCGACGAGTACCAGGCACTGGTGCGCTCCGATCCGGAGGCGTCGTTCCCGCAGCTGGCCACCGCCGCGCGGGAGAGGTACGGCTCCGGCGCGACGGTCGCCGACCTCGCCACCGGCTGGCTCAACGACCGGGCCGACACCGTCCGCAAGCACCAGCGCACCCCGCGCGCGTGGAACGACGGTTTCTTCCGCGGCACCTCCGTCAAGGCGGACAGGGACATCCAGGTCGCCTACTGGACCGGCAAGGAGATCGGCGCCCGGCAGCCGGCGGAGTACCTGGCCGAGGGCCGGAAGGTGATCAACTACAACGACGAGTTCCTGTACTACGTGCTCGGCCAGCCGCAGACCTTCGTCTATCCGACGGGGCAGCGGATCTACGAGCAGTGGACGCCACGCGTGCTGCGCGGCACGACGGCCGTGCCGGAGCGCTACGACGGGCAGATCCTCGGCGGGTCCTTCGCCGTCTGGTGCGACCTCGCGAACGCGCAGACGCAGGACCAGGTGGCGGCCGGGATCCGGATGCCGCTGCGGGCCACCGTCCAGAAGCTGTGGGACCCCGACAGGCCCGAGCTGTCCTGGGCGGAGTTCCGGGCGCTTGCGGACAGGCTGGGCTGACCACGCACGAATTGGCCCGTACGGCTGCGAACCGCCGTACGGGTGTGGTGGTCTTCTGAGACGAGCCGAATCGAATATGCCGGGGGGAACCGGAGCATGGGGTACTGGGGGTACTTCGTCGTGGGCCGTGGGCAGCGGCCGCTGGCGGAGCTGGACGCACTGGTGGGCGCGACGGAGGCGATGGTGCGGCGCACCTCGGCGCCGGGCGGGTGGCAGGTCTGGGAGTACCCGAGCAGCGACGGCGACGTCGGGAACATGAACGCCCTCGCCCGGGAGACCGGGGCGCCCGCGCTGTTCGGGTACGTCATGAACAGCGAGTGCGTGGTGCTGGAGGCCGCGGCGCCGGAGAGCGGGACGTGGACGACCTGCCTCGCCCGGGCCGCCATGGCCGGGTACCTGGGGGCCGGCCGGGAGGGCCTCACGCTGGAGGACTACTTCCTCGAACCGCGCGACGCCGCCGGGCACGCCGTCCGCTGGGCCGCGGAGGCCGGGCGCGAAGTGAACGCCGACGCGCTGGTGGACGTACTCACTTCAGACCCCGATCCCCTGGCCGAAAATCTCTTCTTCCGCTTCCTCGACCGACTGGGCGTCGTGCCCCTGTGACGTTCCGGGGCTGTTGCACGCAGTA encodes the following:
- a CDS encoding DCC1-like thiol-disulfide oxidoreductase family protein — translated: MNATGTNATGTNTPAPVRRLTVLYDAECSLCAFLRDWLRRQPQLVPLELVPAGSEEARRRFPGLDHGATLDEITVVGDAGQVYRGPAAWVVTLWALREHRPLAHRLSTPSGARLAKGAVLAAAKWRGAQWSRGQRGGAQWGGRVYRRADGWAYDPDLGWAHSAPGCADGTCAPRRVPGR
- a CDS encoding succinate dehydrogenase iron-sulfur subunit, which translates into the protein MATPVLDKSDAAGKPEPGFADSPYITVTFRIRRFNPEVAAEASWEDFQLEIDPKERVLDALHKIKWDLDGTLTFRRSCAHGICGSDAMRINGKNRLACKTLIKDINPEKPITVEAIKGLTVLKDLVVDMEPFFQAYRDVMPFLITKDTNEPTRERLQSAEDRERFDDTTKCILCAACTTSCPVFWNDGQYFGPAAIVNAHRFIFDSRDEAGEQRLEILNDRDGVWRCRTTFNCTDACPRGIEVTKAIAEVKRALITRRY
- the sdhA gene encoding succinate dehydrogenase flavoprotein subunit, which translates into the protein MKIHKYDTVIVGAGGAGMRAAIESTKRSRTAVLTKLYPTRSHTGAAQGGMAAALANVEEDNWEWHTFDTVKGGDYLVDQDAAEILAKEAIDSVLDLEKMGLPFNRTPNGTIDQRRFGGHSRNHGEAPVRRSCYAADRTGHMILQTLYQNCVKEGVEFFNEFYVLDQLITEVDGVKKSAGVVAYELATGEIHVFQAKAVIYASGGCGKFFKVTSNAHTLTGDGQAAVYRRGIPLEDMEFFQFHPTGIWRMGILLTEGARGEGGILRNKDGERFMEKYAPVMKDLASRDVVSRSIYTEIREGRGCGPEGDHVYLDLTHLPPEQLDAKLPDITEFARTYLGIEPYTDPIPIQPTAHYAMGGIPTNVEGEVLADNTTVVPGLYAAGEVACVSVHGANRLGTNSLLDINVFGKRAGIAAAEYSQTADFVELPENPAEFVIKQVEMLRDSTGTERVTTLRRELQETMDANVMVFRTEQTIKTAVEKIAELRERYKNVSIQDKGKRFNTDLLEAIELGNLLDLAEVMAVSALARKESRGGHYREDYPNRDDVNFMRHTMAYREVGADGSETVRLDYKPVVQTRYQPMERKY
- a CDS encoding succinate dehydrogenase hydrophobic membrane anchor subunit, whose product is MSTTEKTAAGVGPVEGGAVYTVDNPAPLIEAPRKRTKKTPKTTRGNFELAAWLFMRLSGVLLVVLVLGHLLIQLVLDGGVSKIGFAFVAGRWASPFWQVWDLLMLWLAMLHGANGLRTVINDYAERANTRLWLKGLLYTATVFTILLGTLVIFTFDPNIR
- the sdhC gene encoding succinate dehydrogenase, cytochrome b556 subunit, whose product is MPAGTLYRGREGMWSWVAHRVTGVLIFFFLFVHVLDTALVRVSPEAYDNVVATYKTPIVALLEYGLVAAILFHALNGLRVIAVDFWIKGARYQKQMLWAVVALWVVLMLGAIYPVLGHAARELFGS
- a CDS encoding 2-oxo-4-hydroxy-4-carboxy-5-ureidoimidazoline decarboxylase; amino-acid sequence: MEHFNAASAQALEQTLLSCLRSPRWSRRVAKHRPYPDLASLLAAADEAAYDLTWPDLTEALAAESLPTLPPDTYSAAHTALSAAHAAYEARFGHVFVICLADVAPAETLDRLLEAIRSRLTNDPEEERMVVADELRRLARERLVHALRGAGL
- a CDS encoding glycoside hydrolase family 20 protein; this encodes MAVALVVVVAGVSLGLWAASGGDGGPEARSSQGRTAAAPHGTSPEDAPSPSRSYALSKAPRTIPAVREHTAARGPGWRPASGNRVVVDDPALADEGRLIAGELGLTYEGEKDDRRAGDLRLTLNEDKGANPESYVMTVRGGRVEISGPADAGVFYGTRTLKQEVHDGGTAPEGVVRDEPAKAQRGFMLDIARKNFTAGWIEDRVRELGDLKFNQLGLHFSDDQGFRIESDSHPEIVSRQHLTKAQVRKIIDLAESRHITVVPEIDSPGHLGAVIDAHPDLQLRTAQGSAVQGAIDISKSESADIVDDLLNEYADLFPGGPWHLGGDEYQALVRSDPEASFPQLATAARERYGSGATVADLATGWLNDRADTVRKHQRTPRAWNDGFFRGTSVKADRDIQVAYWTGKEIGARQPAEYLAEGRKVINYNDEFLYYVLGQPQTFVYPTGQRIYEQWTPRVLRGTTAVPERYDGQILGGSFAVWCDLANAQTQDQVAAGIRMPLRATVQKLWDPDRPELSWAEFRALADRLG